From the Billgrantia sulfidoxydans genome, one window contains:
- a CDS encoding carbohydrate ABC transporter permease — translation MTRSVPTTPESVRQQAAESAARRRKQARSATIRWRRRTLLGLYLVFVLLPIYWLLNISFQTNSEILGSFSFWPQSFTLGNYVGIFTDANWYMGYVNSLAYVLMNMLISISVALPAAYAFSRFTFIGDKHLFFWLLTNLMAPPAVFLLPYFQLYYSVGLFDTHIAVALAHCLFNIPLAVWILEGFMSSVPKEVDETAYIDGYSFPRFFVTIFLPMIRSGIGVTLFFLFMFSWVELLLSRTLTATNAQPIASIMTRTSTASGIDWGTLAAAGVLTIVPGIVVVYFVRNHIAKGFALGRT, via the coding sequence ATGACCCGCTCCGTACCGACCACGCCCGAAAGCGTACGCCAGCAGGCCGCCGAAAGCGCCGCGCGGCGACGCAAGCAGGCACGCTCCGCGACCATTCGCTGGCGTCGCCGCACGTTGCTCGGGCTCTATCTCGTCTTCGTGCTGCTGCCGATCTACTGGCTGCTCAATATCTCGTTCCAGACCAACAGCGAGATTCTCGGCAGCTTCTCGTTCTGGCCGCAGAGTTTCACCCTGGGCAACTACGTCGGCATCTTCACCGATGCCAACTGGTACATGGGCTACGTGAATTCGCTGGCCTACGTGCTGATGAACATGCTGATCAGCATCTCGGTGGCGCTGCCCGCCGCCTACGCCTTCAGCCGTTTCACGTTCATCGGCGACAAGCACCTGTTCTTCTGGCTGCTGACCAACCTCATGGCGCCGCCGGCGGTGTTCCTGCTGCCTTACTTCCAGCTCTACTACTCGGTGGGCTTGTTCGATACCCATATCGCCGTGGCGCTGGCCCACTGCCTGTTCAACATTCCGCTGGCGGTGTGGATCCTCGAGGGCTTCATGAGCAGCGTGCCCAAGGAGGTCGACGAAACCGCCTACATCGACGGCTACAGCTTTCCGCGCTTCTTCGTCACGATCTTCCTGCCCATGATCCGCTCGGGGATCGGCGTGACGCTGTTCTTCCTGTTCATGTTCTCCTGGGTGGAGTTGCTGCTCTCTCGCACCCTGACCGCCACCAACGCGCAGCCGATCGCCTCGATCATGACGCGCACCTCGACCGCCTCGGGGATCGACTGGGGCACCCTGGCCGCTGCCGGCGTACTGACCATCGTCCCGGGCATCGTGGTGGTCTATTTCGTGCGCAACCACATCGCCAAGGGCTTCGCCCTGGGCCGTACCTGA
- a CDS encoding carbohydrate ABC transporter permease, which yields MNKVHDNRAWFLILPMLLLVAFSAIIPLMTVVNYSVQDVFDANTRFFTGTEWFEAILNDRSLQAALLRQFAFSFTILAIEVPLGIGIALLMPKRGWQASAVLILITLPLLIPWNVVGSIWQLFTRGDIGLMGVGIRELGYPYNITRNASDAWATIVLMDVWHWTPLIALLCYSGLRAIPDAYYQAARIDRATKWAVFRYIQLPKLTNVLVIGVLLRFMHSFMIYAEPFVLTGGGPGSSTTFLSQSLTTMAIAQQDLGPSAAFSLIYFLIILLVCWIFYTAIMNSQKDHTAQGGA from the coding sequence ATGAACAAGGTCCACGACAATCGGGCATGGTTCCTGATCCTGCCCATGCTGCTGCTGGTGGCGTTCTCGGCCATCATTCCGCTGATGACGGTAGTCAACTACTCGGTCCAGGACGTGTTCGACGCCAATACGCGCTTCTTCACCGGCACCGAGTGGTTCGAGGCGATTCTCAACGACCGCTCCCTGCAGGCGGCACTGCTGCGTCAGTTCGCCTTTTCCTTCACCATCCTGGCGATCGAGGTGCCGCTGGGCATCGGTATCGCCCTGCTGATGCCCAAGCGCGGCTGGCAGGCCTCCGCGGTGCTGATCCTGATCACGCTGCCGCTGCTGATCCCGTGGAACGTGGTGGGCAGCATCTGGCAGCTCTTCACTCGCGGCGACATCGGGCTGATGGGGGTGGGCATCCGTGAGCTGGGCTACCCCTACAACATCACCCGCAACGCTTCGGATGCCTGGGCCACCATCGTGCTGATGGACGTATGGCACTGGACCCCGCTGATCGCCCTGCTGTGCTACAGCGGCCTGCGTGCGATTCCCGACGCCTACTACCAGGCGGCACGCATCGACCGAGCTACGAAGTGGGCCGTGTTCCGCTACATCCAGCTGCCCAAGCTGACCAACGTACTGGTGATCGGCGTGCTGCTGCGCTTCATGCACTCTTTCATGATCTACGCCGAGCCGTTCGTGCTCACCGGCGGCGGCCCGGGCAGTTCCACCACCTTCCTCAGCCAGTCGCTGACCACCATGGCCATCGCGCAGCAGGATCTGGGGCCCTCTGCCGCCTTTTCGCTGATCTACTTCCTCATCATCCTGCTGGTCTGCTGGATCTTCTACACCGCCATCATGAACAGCCAGAAAGACCACACCGCTCAGGGAGGAGCCTGA
- a CDS encoding ABC transporter ATP-binding protein: MAQITLKSLAHSYAPNPSGPDDYAIREMEHVWQQGGAYALLGPSGCGKSTLLNIISGLLTPSDGQVLFDDQVMNELPPEERNIAQVFQFPVVYDSMSVYDNLAFPLRNVGTPEAKVRERVAEVADVLDLTSLLKRKARNLTADEKQKVSMGRGLVRDDVSAILFDEPLTVIDPQLKWKLRRKLKEIHERFNITMIYVTHDQLEASTFADKIAVMYEGQVVQFGTPRELFETPAHTFVGYFIGSPGMNLMPVARTDSGARAGTVDLVLSPALQGAIQQARSRNIKLGIRPEFVEVLGSPAADAYPIEIDAVQDLGTYRVVSFAFAGETFRARLGEDQPLPPRQAFVRFPAAWLHLYIDEFRVEVGQ, translated from the coding sequence ATGGCCCAGATCACTCTCAAGTCGCTGGCGCACAGCTATGCGCCGAATCCCTCGGGCCCCGATGACTATGCCATTCGCGAGATGGAGCACGTGTGGCAGCAGGGAGGCGCCTATGCGTTGCTGGGGCCGTCCGGCTGCGGCAAGTCGACGCTGCTCAATATCATTTCCGGCCTGCTCACGCCTTCGGACGGCCAGGTGCTGTTCGACGACCAGGTCATGAACGAGCTGCCGCCCGAGGAGCGCAACATTGCCCAGGTGTTCCAGTTCCCGGTGGTCTACGACTCCATGAGCGTCTACGACAACCTGGCCTTCCCGCTGCGCAACGTGGGTACGCCCGAGGCGAAGGTCCGCGAGCGCGTGGCCGAAGTGGCCGACGTGCTCGATCTGACCTCGCTGCTCAAGCGCAAGGCGCGCAACCTGACCGCCGACGAGAAGCAGAAGGTCTCCATGGGGCGCGGCCTGGTACGCGACGACGTCTCGGCGATCCTCTTCGACGAGCCGCTCACGGTGATCGATCCCCAGCTCAAGTGGAAGCTGCGGCGCAAGCTCAAGGAGATCCACGAGCGCTTCAACATCACCATGATCTACGTGACCCACGACCAGCTCGAAGCCTCGACCTTCGCCGACAAGATCGCGGTGATGTACGAGGGGCAGGTGGTGCAGTTCGGCACCCCACGCGAGCTGTTCGAGACACCCGCGCACACCTTCGTCGGATATTTCATCGGCAGTCCGGGCATGAACCTCATGCCGGTGGCGAGAACCGACAGCGGGGCGCGGGCCGGTACCGTCGACCTGGTCCTTTCCCCGGCGCTTCAGGGCGCCATCCAGCAGGCCCGTTCGCGCAACATCAAGCTCGGCATCCGCCCGGAGTTCGTCGAGGTGCTGGGGAGCCCGGCCGCGGACGCCTACCCGATCGAGATCGACGCCGTCCAGGATCTCGGCACCTACCGCGTCGTGTCGTTCGCGTTCGCCGGCGAGACGTTTCGTGCGCGCCTGGGAGAGGACCAGCCGCTGCCGCCGCGGCAGGCGTTCGTCCGCTTCCCCGCGGCGTGGCTGCACCTTTATATCGACGAGTTCCGCGTGGAGGTGGGGCAATGA
- a CDS encoding ABC transporter ATP-binding protein, which translates to MSLILENIDHVVNGATHIEGVNLELAPGSFNVLLGRTLAGKTTLMRIMAGLETPTRGRVLMHGEDVTRKSVRKRNVSMVYQQFINYPGLSVFDNIASPLKLARVPAEEIRQRVHETATMLHIEHLLERYPAELSGGQQQRTAMGRALVKDADLILFDEPLVNLDYKLREEFREELRELFKARNCIAVYATTEPNEALALGGHTAVLHEGRLLQYGPTEDVYHRPRDVLTAEMFSEPPINVVPAMVSGSEVTFDRDVHFPLNRDLASLAPGQYQFGVRASHIGLQRQAEDDLELRMKVDIAEISGSETFLHVHNDLFHLVLHLAGIHPFSVDQEIKVYFPTHKIYAFDRHGDVVHIPARPGAH; encoded by the coding sequence ATGTCTCTGATACTGGAAAACATCGACCACGTGGTCAATGGGGCCACACATATCGAGGGGGTCAACCTCGAGTTGGCTCCCGGCTCCTTCAACGTCCTGCTGGGAAGAACGCTGGCCGGCAAGACGACGCTGATGCGGATCATGGCCGGCCTCGAGACCCCGACGCGAGGCCGCGTGCTGATGCATGGCGAAGACGTGACGCGCAAATCGGTACGCAAGCGCAACGTCTCGATGGTCTATCAGCAGTTCATCAACTACCCGGGCCTCAGCGTCTTTGACAACATCGCCTCGCCGCTCAAGCTGGCGCGCGTGCCGGCGGAGGAGATTCGTCAGCGGGTCCACGAGACCGCCACCATGCTGCACATCGAGCATCTGCTCGAACGCTACCCGGCGGAACTCTCCGGCGGCCAGCAGCAGCGTACCGCCATGGGCCGGGCGTTGGTCAAGGACGCCGACCTGATTCTGTTCGACGAGCCGCTGGTCAACCTCGACTACAAGCTGCGCGAGGAGTTCCGCGAGGAGCTGCGCGAACTGTTCAAGGCGCGCAACTGCATCGCCGTGTACGCCACCACCGAGCCCAACGAGGCGCTGGCGCTGGGTGGGCACACCGCCGTGCTGCACGAGGGGCGCCTGCTGCAGTACGGCCCCACCGAGGACGTCTACCATCGCCCGCGCGACGTGCTGACCGCCGAGATGTTCTCCGAACCGCCCATCAACGTCGTGCCGGCGATGGTGTCGGGCTCGGAGGTCACCTTCGACCGCGACGTGCATTTCCCGCTCAATCGGGATCTGGCGAGCCTGGCGCCGGGCCAGTACCAATTTGGCGTACGCGCCTCTCACATCGGGCTGCAGCGTCAGGCGGAGGACGACCTGGAGTTGAGGATGAAGGTCGATATCGCCGAGATCAGCGGCTCCGAAACCTTCCTGCACGTGCACAACGACCTCTTCCATCTGGTACTGCACCTGGCCGGTATCCATCCGTTTTCCGTCGATCAGGAGATCAAGGTCTATTTTCCGACCCACAAGATCTACGCCTTCGATCGGCATGGCGACGTCGTGCATATCCCCGCACGCCCTGGAGCGCACTGA
- a CDS encoding YqaE/Pmp3 family membrane protein, which produces MDAREYLARKGLDGSRDEERPNTLEEKAWERAREAGGHQPRAGTPFDWEDWERYHEALAEGAEAIDQKFDHQAHRQAGQTARTEREASTAVETYIPSTDAGPATGDARQARAPTSSAWQASAALRFSYKALAVLLPPLAVGLAQGGGRRVIVCLCLTLLGWVPGCIYAWSWLRRRLG; this is translated from the coding sequence ATGGATGCACGCGAATATCTGGCGAGAAAGGGGCTCGATGGCAGTCGGGACGAGGAGCGCCCCAACACCCTGGAGGAGAAGGCTTGGGAGCGCGCACGTGAGGCGGGCGGACACCAGCCGCGCGCCGGTACGCCCTTCGACTGGGAGGACTGGGAGCGCTATCACGAGGCGCTGGCCGAGGGGGCGGAAGCCATCGACCAGAAGTTCGATCACCAGGCACATCGCCAGGCCGGACAAACCGCCCGGACCGAACGCGAAGCGAGCACCGCGGTAGAGACGTACATCCCCTCGACAGACGCCGGGCCGGCCACCGGCGATGCGCGGCAGGCGCGGGCTCCTACGTCGTCAGCCTGGCAGGCGTCGGCCGCGCTTCGCTTCTCCTACAAGGCGCTTGCCGTGCTGCTGCCGCCGCTGGCCGTTGGCCTTGCGCAAGGAGGAGGGCGCCGTGTGATCGTCTGCCTGTGTCTCACGCTGCTGGGCTGGGTGCCGGGCTGTATCTATGCCTGGTCATGGTTGAGGCGCAGGCTGGGCTGA
- a CDS encoding CBS domain-containing protein, with the protein MPNRAPTIVREIMSRDCYRVTGNTSIITLAEGLALHRLPGVPVVDDHDQLIGFISEQDVMGKLLQSAYLNDEAPLVKELMRNEVLSVSPTKSITDLAQEMLGQKPKVFPVTEQGRLCGIVTRRDVLTAILRMRYS; encoded by the coding sequence ATGCCCAACAGGGCCCCTACCATCGTTCGCGAGATCATGTCCCGGGATTGCTACCGGGTCACCGGCAACACGTCGATCATCACCCTGGCCGAAGGATTGGCCCTGCATCGCCTGCCTGGCGTGCCGGTCGTCGACGATCACGACCAGTTGATCGGCTTCATCTCCGAGCAGGACGTGATGGGCAAGCTGCTCCAGAGCGCCTACCTGAACGACGAAGCCCCCCTGGTCAAGGAGCTGATGCGCAACGAGGTGCTCTCCGTTTCGCCCACCAAGAGCATCACCGACCTGGCCCAGGAGATGCTGGGCCAGAAGCCCAAGGTGTTCCCTGTGACCGAGCAGGGTCGCCTGTGCGGCATCGTGACCCGTCGCGACGTGCTGACCGCCATCCTGCGCATGCGATACAGCTGA
- a CDS encoding tyrosine-type recombinase/integrase has product MARGKPADSRHLRMRGNVWFVQKRLSPILAQHLGKKMLQQSTQTGDLDAACRFRDKLLVDLADQEAYLSGQSSPAQKRKLYTEAYERLQQQASDIESPDGSVDLLDILDPDKLNPIEQDALRSVFSKQTPSDYRLTFKGALEDWQQSPLIERKHSTRSKNSLAVQLFLDSLGVDDMALVSATRKQVRDFITTQLHNGKTKQTVANYLSGLSAIWRHAEYTMEEALPAGNPFKGHSLNPKATVKSYDQFTREDVEAIFKATEEAEGIYYLLPRLGFYTGARLEELCSLKTTDIIQQQGVWCLSVREGKGKNSNATRDVPLHSAIKPLVLEQLKQAQAAGSEYLFPEAGATNRTDAKKGPKFSQWFSRLTGKTIPKEGRKTGFHSFRTTAITIMLGSGFQEQLVVWVTGHERGLTTASHVYHRGPDFKARLEAVEAIQLMALHQ; this is encoded by the coding sequence ATGGCCAGAGGCAAGCCAGCCGACTCCCGACACCTTCGTATGAGGGGCAACGTCTGGTTTGTCCAAAAGCGGCTCTCCCCTATCCTCGCCCAGCACCTCGGCAAGAAGATGCTTCAGCAGAGCACGCAGACTGGCGACCTCGATGCCGCTTGTCGCTTCAGGGATAAGCTGTTGGTTGATCTTGCAGACCAAGAGGCATACCTGAGCGGCCAGTCGTCACCGGCACAGAAGCGCAAGCTATACACTGAAGCGTACGAACGGCTACAGCAGCAAGCCTCCGATATCGAAAGCCCCGACGGCAGCGTCGATCTTCTCGATATACTAGACCCAGACAAGCTGAACCCCATTGAGCAGGACGCTCTTCGCTCTGTCTTCTCGAAGCAGACGCCCAGCGACTATCGTCTCACCTTCAAAGGTGCCTTGGAGGACTGGCAGCAGTCACCGCTGATCGAGAGGAAGCACTCGACACGTTCCAAGAACTCCTTGGCAGTCCAGCTATTCCTCGATAGCCTAGGGGTGGACGATATGGCACTGGTCAGCGCTACCCGTAAGCAAGTCCGGGACTTCATCACCACCCAGCTCCATAACGGCAAGACCAAGCAGACAGTGGCCAACTACCTCTCAGGGCTGTCCGCCATATGGCGCCATGCAGAGTACACCATGGAGGAGGCACTGCCAGCGGGGAACCCCTTCAAAGGTCACAGCCTCAATCCCAAGGCCACCGTGAAGAGCTACGACCAGTTCACCCGCGAGGACGTCGAGGCGATCTTCAAGGCAACGGAAGAAGCTGAGGGCATTTATTATCTGCTGCCCAGGCTCGGCTTCTACACAGGCGCGAGGCTCGAAGAGCTGTGTTCGCTGAAGACAACCGACATCATCCAGCAGCAAGGCGTCTGGTGCCTGTCCGTGCGTGAAGGTAAGGGGAAAAACAGTAACGCCACGCGAGACGTCCCACTGCACTCCGCTATCAAGCCGCTGGTGCTGGAGCAGCTTAAGCAAGCTCAGGCGGCAGGGTCCGAGTACCTCTTCCCCGAAGCTGGCGCAACGAACCGCACCGATGCGAAGAAGGGACCGAAATTCTCCCAGTGGTTCTCCCGCCTGACCGGGAAGACGATTCCCAAGGAAGGCCGGAAGACCGGCTTCCACTCCTTCAGGACCACCGCCATTACCATCATGCTCGGCTCTGGATTCCAAGAGCAGCTTGTGGTCTGGGTCACCGGCCATGAACGAGGACTGACCACCGCGAGCCACGTCTATCACCGTGGACCCGACTTCAAGGCAAGGCTTGAGGCCGTGGAGGCAATTCAGCTGATGGCGCTTCATCAGTAG
- a CDS encoding ParB/RepB/Spo0J family partition protein: MDRTMKTESQPKRATISLTHLTLSDDFQVRRKLDQPTISRYENALKSGASLPPVTVAKVDGVFILVDGYHRVAARERLGETVIEAEVIETTREGALGMAAMANLSHGLPLKNSEIREVFRMYIKARKHIMGRGKLKSYRVIGQELGKPKSTILNWMRKDFPRIAQRYGGNEEFTGDGGLQEMDTRSSPALKAGLEKIAEFREAYRSITCPEAKRELAKAFTDTARDLLGDGWHEVSEDF, translated from the coding sequence ATGGATCGCACCATGAAGACAGAATCGCAGCCCAAGCGAGCCACCATCAGTCTCACCCATCTCACGCTGTCAGACGATTTCCAAGTCCGCCGGAAACTCGACCAGCCGACCATCAGCCGCTACGAGAACGCCCTCAAGTCAGGCGCTAGTCTGCCACCCGTGACGGTCGCCAAGGTCGATGGCGTGTTCATTCTCGTTGACGGTTACCACCGTGTCGCAGCGCGGGAGCGGCTGGGCGAGACGGTCATCGAGGCCGAGGTAATCGAGACCACCCGAGAGGGGGCGCTGGGGATGGCCGCTATGGCGAACCTCAGTCATGGCCTCCCGCTGAAGAACTCGGAGATCCGCGAGGTGTTCCGAATGTATATCAAGGCAAGAAAACACATCATGGGCCGGGGCAAGCTGAAGAGTTACCGGGTGATCGGGCAGGAGTTAGGCAAGCCCAAGTCCACCATTCTCAACTGGATGCGGAAGGACTTCCCGAGAATCGCCCAACGGTACGGGGGCAATGAGGAGTTCACCGGAGACGGGGGGTTGCAAGAGATGGATACACGATCCAGCCCAGCCCTGAAGGCGGGCCTTGAGAAGATCGCTGAGTTCCGCGAGGCCTACCGGTCCATCACCTGTCCTGAAGCCAAGCGGGAGCTTGCCAAGGCATTCACCGACACCGCGAGAGACCTGCTCGGAGACGGCTGGCATGAGGTGTCCGAGGACTTCTGA
- a CDS encoding recombinase family protein, with the protein MKVVAYQRVSTARQGVSGLGLAAQAQAIEEYAAQRGGIVLASFTEVESGKNNDRPELEKALHLANVTGATLVIAKLDRLSRNAAFLLTLRDSGVRFIAADMPDANDLTVGVMALVAQQEREAISKRTREALKAAKARGVKLGNPNGAAALKRAGKGNSAGVEAIKADADHHALNLAPVVRGLKTEGVTSLGAIADALNSRGMLTPRGGSWHKSSVRNLLNRLDRLLGTPEDVREAT; encoded by the coding sequence ATGAAGGTGGTGGCGTATCAGCGGGTCTCGACAGCCCGTCAGGGAGTCAGCGGTCTGGGGTTGGCAGCTCAAGCTCAAGCCATCGAGGAGTACGCAGCCCAGCGGGGAGGCATCGTGTTGGCATCCTTCACGGAGGTCGAGAGCGGAAAGAACAACGACCGTCCCGAACTGGAGAAGGCACTGCACCTAGCCAATGTGACGGGGGCAACGCTGGTGATCGCCAAGCTGGATCGTCTGTCACGCAACGCAGCGTTCCTCCTGACGCTGAGGGACTCGGGGGTGAGGTTCATCGCTGCGGACATGCCTGATGCCAATGATCTCACCGTTGGGGTGATGGCACTGGTGGCACAGCAGGAGCGAGAAGCGATCTCTAAGCGGACCAGAGAGGCTCTTAAGGCTGCGAAGGCGCGAGGCGTGAAGTTGGGCAATCCCAACGGTGCAGCGGCACTCAAGCGAGCGGGTAAAGGCAACAGCGCGGGAGTAGAGGCGATCAAGGCCGATGCTGATCACCATGCCCTGAATCTCGCTCCTGTGGTCAGGGGGCTGAAGACCGAGGGAGTCACTTCTCTGGGGGCTATTGCTGATGCGCTGAACTCTCGGGGGATGCTCACACCGCGTGGCGGGAGTTGGCACAAGTCATCAGTCAGGAACCTGCTCAACCGATTGGATCGGCTATTAGGCACGCCAGAAGACGTCAGAGAGGCTACGTAA
- a CDS encoding AraC family transcriptional regulator — MPSVIRQTPLDTATQHHAHDFHQIVIGLQGRAEFEIEGLGGAISALSGCIVPANHVHYYMGQGENRQLILDLPANAPSLTGYHHELSRLFDAPRFFALDKPLKHYLDFLLLEQASGQASLNTAQSDRLAATFLGCLHARLGGETPQPSMRRLDLVKLDHFIDSHLSSPITVADLAAQACLSEAHFRSRFREQTGLSPWQYVRRRRLEAARQLLAESRMPLSQIALHTGFAHQSALSHAFRSAYGCPPSQLRRAQPDSATALASNRLQHTT, encoded by the coding sequence ATGCCCAGTGTCATACGCCAGACGCCGCTCGATACCGCTACCCAGCACCACGCGCACGATTTTCATCAGATCGTCATCGGTCTGCAGGGGCGGGCGGAATTCGAGATCGAAGGCCTGGGAGGGGCGATCTCGGCATTGTCGGGCTGCATCGTACCCGCCAACCACGTGCACTACTACATGGGCCAGGGCGAGAACCGCCAGCTCATACTCGACCTGCCCGCCAACGCCCCCTCGCTCACCGGCTATCACCATGAGCTGTCACGATTGTTCGATGCGCCGCGCTTTTTCGCCCTCGACAAGCCGCTCAAGCACTACCTGGACTTCCTCCTGCTCGAGCAGGCCAGCGGCCAAGCGAGCCTGAACACCGCCCAGAGCGACCGGCTGGCGGCGACCTTTCTCGGCTGCCTGCACGCCAGGCTTGGCGGAGAGACGCCACAGCCGTCGATGCGTCGGCTCGATCTGGTCAAGCTCGACCATTTCATCGACAGTCACTTGTCTTCGCCCATCACGGTGGCCGACCTTGCCGCCCAGGCATGCCTCAGCGAGGCCCACTTCCGCAGCCGCTTTCGCGAGCAGACCGGCCTGTCGCCCTGGCAGTACGTACGCCGGCGTCGCCTGGAAGCGGCCCGGCAGCTGCTCGCGGAGAGCCGTATGCCGCTGTCGCAGATCGCCCTGCACACCGGCTTTGCCCACCAGAGCGCCCTGTCCCATGCGTTCCGCAGCGCCTACGGCTGCCCGCCGAGCCAGCTTCGCCGTGCCCAACCGGACAGCGCCACGGCCCTCGCTTCCAACCGATTACAACATACGACTTAA